A genomic region of Mugil cephalus isolate CIBA_MC_2020 chromosome 5, CIBA_Mcephalus_1.1, whole genome shotgun sequence contains the following coding sequences:
- the upf3b gene encoding regulator of nonsense transcripts 3B, with translation MKEDKENTRPKEKKVEIRCEDGEKTEKLKEKKEAMTKIVIRRLPPSLTKEELEEQLQPLPEVDYLEFFSNDTSLYPHLFARAYINFKNQEDIVLFRDRFDGYVFIDSRGQEYPAIVEFAPFQKTSKKRTKKKDAKCGTITEDPDYKKFLEHYNGDEEKLTSTPETLLEEIELKSKELVAKKTTPLLDFLKNKQRIREEKKEERRRRELERKRLRDEERRKWREEERRKRKEAEKMKRLEKPLEKDKDQVKEEPKIKLLKKPDRSEEADSEKPKEKPKKPEKPNKEDRSMGGADHKRRHNIENKEDRGRKGDEDGRKEFRERDPDRDREREREKERRQKEKERLRRQDEDRRRRRERQDGENSCRKRVDEVRKEKAMEKRKGENMADSTRSERPEKPSKDNKKDESSKRERLRNKDRPDIQLYQPGARSRNRPTGGGAESGSADRKADTETKKVSERGDD, from the exons atgaaagaagacaaagagaacacTCGACCGAAGGAGAAGAAAGTGGAGATAAGATGTGAAGACGGAGAAAAAACGGAGAAgttaaaggaaaagaaggaggccATGACAAAG ATTGTGATCAGACGATTGCCACCAAGTCTGACCAAAGAGGAGttggaggagcagctgcagcctctcccAGAGGTGGACTACCTGGAGTTTTTCTCCAACGACACCAG CCTCTACCCTCACCTTTTTGCAAGGGCTTACATCAATTTCAAAAATCAAGAGGATATCGTCCTCTTCAGAGATCGATTTGATGGATATGTATTCATTGACAGCAGAG GTCAGGAGTATCCTGCCATCGTGGAGTTTGCACCCTTTCAAAAAACTTCCAAGAAAAGAACTAAGAAAAAGGATGCAAAATGTGGAACAATTACCGAAG atccTGATTACAAGAAGTTCCTGGAGCATTACAACGGAGATGAAGAGAAGCTGACCTCAACACCTGAGACTCTGTTGGaagaaattgaattaaaatcGAAGGAACTTGTAG ctaaaaaaacaactcctctCCTGGACTTCCTGAAGAATAAACAG AGAAttagagaggagaagaaagaggagaggagaaggagggaactTGAGCGCAAGCGTCTGCGTGATGAGGAGCGTCGcaagtggagggaggaggagaggaggaaacgcaaagaggcagagaagatgaaaagacTCGAGAAACCgctggagaaagacaaagaccaAGTTAAAGAAGAGCCAAAAATTAAG CTCCTGAAGAAGCCAGACAGAAGTGAGGAAGCTGATTCCGAGAAGCCCAAAGAAAAGCCCAAGAAACCAGAGAAGCCAAATAAAGAGGACAGATCCATGGGGGGCGCTGATCACAAGAGGCGTCACAACATTGAAAACAAGGAGGATCGAGGAAGGAA AGGGGACGAAGACGGGAGGAAGGAGTTCAGGGAGCGCGATCCAGATCGAGACCGCGAACGAGAGCGGGAGAAGGAGCGGCggcagaaagagaaggagcgCCTCAGGCGTCAGGACGAAGATCGACGTCGGAGGAGGGAACGGCAGGATGGAGAGAACTCCTGCAGGAAGCGCGTGGACGAggttagaaaagaaaaggccatggagaagaggaagggTGAGAACATGGCCGACTCCACTCGCTCTGAGAGGCCAGAGAAACCTTCAAAGGACAACAAGAAGGATGAGAGTAGTAAAAGAGAGCGGCTACGAAATAAG GACCGGCCTGATATTCAGCTGTACCAGCCAGGGGCCAGGAGCCGCAATCGACCTACgggaggaggagctgaatcCGGCTCTGCTGACAGGAAGGCTGATACCGAGACCAAGAAAGTGTCCGAGAGAGGAGACGACTGA